From the genome of Sulfurovum sp. NBC37-1, one region includes:
- the glp gene encoding molybdopterin molybdotransferase MoeA, which yields MAISISEALDIVYQNTPVVDDEWIPIEEAVGRVISEDLIAQFDLPRFDNSAMDGYAVKQSDAGSSVPCTEHIFAGDDPKNELFAGSAMKIMTGAPIPKGCNAIVPVEEVQVYEDKIILPVSIKKDAFIRWAGEDIKSGTVFLEKGEKVTAYTIAMLASQGMSHVKVKRKVRVAVFGTGDELKPHFEKIEAHQLYNSNTPMFLARAKELGCETQYIRSSKDTIHALQEAIGQALHADIIITSGGVSVGDKDFTKEAFTQLGMELNFEGVEIKPGKPTAFGKIGNTVIINLPGNPLASMVNYEIFVRAAIRKMSGLKAHYHNTIATPLRETLKLKKGKFTVKLGHFDGKSFESITLQMPGMVSPMQAADGMIITEPEVEQLEKGALVHMLPIAWELVSEKKEDLFTR from the coding sequence ATGGCTATCAGCATTTCCGAAGCCTTGGATATCGTCTATCAAAACACCCCTGTTGTTGATGACGAATGGATCCCCATTGAAGAGGCAGTGGGCCGCGTCATCAGTGAGGACTTGATCGCACAATTCGATCTGCCGCGTTTTGACAACTCTGCAATGGACGGTTATGCCGTTAAACAGAGTGATGCCGGCTCCTCCGTACCCTGCACAGAACATATCTTTGCGGGGGATGACCCTAAAAATGAACTCTTTGCGGGTTCCGCCATGAAGATCATGACAGGCGCTCCCATTCCAAAAGGATGTAATGCGATCGTTCCCGTAGAAGAGGTACAGGTCTACGAGGACAAGATCATTCTGCCTGTCTCCATCAAAAAAGATGCATTTATACGCTGGGCGGGAGAGGACATCAAGAGTGGTACTGTATTCCTTGAAAAAGGCGAAAAGGTCACGGCCTATACCATTGCCATGCTCGCTTCCCAGGGGATGAGCCATGTCAAGGTTAAACGCAAAGTCAGAGTGGCTGTCTTTGGTACAGGAGATGAGCTCAAACCACATTTTGAAAAGATCGAAGCCCATCAGCTCTATAATTCTAACACACCCATGTTCCTTGCACGCGCTAAGGAGCTTGGCTGCGAAACCCAATACATACGCAGCTCCAAAGATACCATACACGCGCTCCAGGAGGCGATCGGGCAGGCTTTGCATGCCGACATTATCATTACCAGCGGCGGGGTCAGTGTAGGGGACAAAGATTTTACCAAAGAGGCATTTACCCAACTGGGTATGGAACTCAATTTTGAAGGGGTGGAGATCAAACCCGGGAAACCTACAGCCTTTGGGAAAATAGGTAATACGGTCATTATCAACCTACCCGGAAACCCGCTGGCATCCATGGTCAACTATGAGATCTTCGTTCGTGCGGCCATTCGTAAAATGAGCGGTCTCAAAGCCCATTACCACAATACGATCGCAACCCCACTCAGAGAGACATTGAAGCTGAAAAAAGGAAAATTTACCGTTAAACTTGGCCATTTTGATGGGAAAAGTTTCGAGAGTATCACGCTTCAGATGCCGGGTATGGTTTCCCCTATGCAGGCTGCCGACGGGATGATCATCACAGAACCTGAAGTAGAACAGCTCGAAAAAGGGGCTTTGGTCCATATGCTCCCCATTGCATGGGAGTTGGTAAGTGAAAAAAAAGAAGATCTTTTTACACGTTAG